The Clavelina lepadiformis chromosome 3, kaClaLepa1.1, whole genome shotgun sequence region tataatatgGAGGTTTTTTACTGTTAATGCACAGCTCTTTGGAAGCAATTGTTCAACATTATCAACTTTTAAAAGCACTGCTTTCCCAGTTTACTGCAAGATTGAAAATGAGCAATGCAAAAATACCTCTAAGGTCACTGCTGCAGTGCCCAAGGACAAGACAACTGGAAATGGATGGTTTTTGTATCAAGATAGTcaatcaaataaaacaaaaataggatTGAATGTGACATGGGGCCCTAACCATGATAGTTCAATGTCTGATGTAGATGGTTATAGAATCAATGTGTATAGGATAGGGAATAGCAATgacaaaaacttgtttaataaCTCATTTTATTGCCTGGAAACAAAACTCATTTATCCTTACCATGCTGGTGCAACATTTCACTTTGAATACAAATCGGGTTCTGCCAGTCAGAACATAAAGCCTGGACAAGAAATTCTAGTAAACGTACAAAATATTCCTGGGCCGTTGGAGGACACAGATGATCAAAGTTTGCTGATGGAAATTAATATCCCTGAATGTAGTGACGCTATGATGAAAGATATTTATCTATGCCAAGATAAACTGTCTGGTTCCGCATCGGTTAACTGTGCTGATGAAACTGCCAATTTAACGTATCATGTTCCTGAATATAGTAAAGCAGCAGCAAAATATAAGCATGCATATCTTCATGTATGTGAAAATATCGCTCCTTACAATTGCCCCTCAAAAAAAGGATATGATGAGTTGCCACTAGATGGTTTTGTATTGTGGAACTTTTCCAGTTACCACtacttaacaaaaaactatACTTTTAAGATTTTGGGAGTGAAAGAAAATGACCGCTGGGGTATTGAACAACACGCTGTTAATATTAACTTTGAAGAATGTCAGCAGTTCGAGATTCCAACACAATCGCTTTCATTAAGTCTGCTAATTGTGTTACCACTTCTTGGCTTATTGTCCTTGGTTGTTTGCCTGCTACTACTGAGAAGAAGAAAATCACTTAAAGAATGGATTGATAACAATCCTGACGTTGTCAACGCAGGCAAAGTTATTGACTCAAAAATTGATCCCTCgattgaagaaaatttaattgcCTTGGAAGAAAAATTATCAAAGCAAAGCAAAGAAGAAGTAAAAGTGTACATAATATTTGTTGATGACCACCCAAAAcataaagaaattattttaaagtttgcaGGTTTTCTAAAAGCTGATTTACAGCTTGATATCATATTTGAGTTGTACAATCGCCAAGAAATTTATGGCTCCCCAGCAGATTGGATGGAAAAAAGCTTGGCTAAAGCAGATAAAGTCATTGTCATATGGTCACCGGGTGCTTCAAAGCGCTGGGATCAATATAACAGCCGTGATGATGTTCATGAAGACATGTTTACCCCGGTTTTGAAAAAGATCAAGCGAGATTTATTTTATGAGaaaaataaatctaaatatTTCTTCACATATTTTGATTACTGCAGTAAAGATGTCATTCCACAGGTTTTTCA contains the following coding sequences:
- the LOC143448935 gene encoding interleukin-17 receptor A-like; amino-acid sequence: MHCFSGTSLTLIFIIWRFFTVNAQLFGSNCSTLSTFKSTAFPVYCKIENEQCKNTSKVTAAVPKDKTTGNGWFLYQDSQSNKTKIGLNVTWGPNHDSSMSDVDGYRINVYRIGNSNDKNLFNNSFYCLETKLIYPYHAGATFHFEYKSGSASQNIKPGQEILVNVQNIPGPLEDTDDQSLLMEINIPECSDAMMKDIYLCQDKLSGSASVNCADETANLTYHVPEYSKAAAKYKHAYLHVCENIAPYNCPSKKGYDELPLDGFVLWNFSSYHYLTKNYTFKILGVKENDRWGIEQHAVNINFEECQQFEIPTQSLSLSLLIVLPLLGLLSLVVCLLLLRRRKSLKEWIDNNPDVVNAGKVIDSKIDPSIEENLIALEEKLSKQSKEEVKVYIIFVDDHPKHKEIILKFAGFLKADLQLDIIFELYNRQEIYGSPADWMEKSLAKADKVIVIWSPGASKRWDQYNSRDDVHEDMFTPVLKKIKRDLFYEKNKSKYFFTYFDYCSKDVIPQVFQDDAYYHFQLMKQFEELYFQLKGVEKFMPGLEIREEKVAFDCFFDPKINKFGPALERAINEMAAFVEDNPKWYECSLEQSHAYTQPCNSAAGCASDLNTSVVLKNSLEIVPPPSLSGYIQSDSGRNVGDENVACPFVEISPKETEEMDKVCVSIEPLKLSADLRSKNIGLQDLTSQQRALAEKSDIINNQHIPRQLCENDTGFEPQSERQFTNELIKVGPSAVSANSGYVNEERNNVLDSGINSGDVSLDLGSNFSISDDGVDVQPEEDTERSRSCPAAKNDVQKSSLNFVPLDMHNDPMTTLMLINGLASL